From the genome of Nocardia sp. NBC_01503, one region includes:
- a CDS encoding MFS transporter — protein sequence MTSTDLRPAVSTAADSTQWTLRLWGMLITLCIVLFLDGLDVSMIGVALPSIGTELDLGTSTLQWLVSGYVLGYGGLLLLGGRTADLLGRRKVFLIALAVFALASLAGALVSSGPLLILTRFVKGLAAAFTAPTGLSIITTNFAEGPARNKALSIYTVFGAGGYSMGLLFGGLMTGLGWRWTFLLPFPVAIAALIAAFYLVPKDGPAEEGGHDLLGALLSTSGMLLLVYTVVSAPEAGWASARTIISFVVVAALFAGFVAVEKRVRYPLVRLGILKKPTLWRASLAIIAVAGSFFSWQFITTLYLQDTLGWSPLKLSLALLPVGLLVVASAFVSDKLVDRFGTGPIIAVTMVVMAIGYLMYLRIDTAPAYLTVLLPAVLLVGIGWVGFPAINIQATSGIDDDEQGLAAGVLQTAMQVGAAIVLAVTTAIISSGSHTDTSPAAVLDNYRPGLQFAAGVAIVGALVALTVYLPKRKARKNAEQELEVALVG from the coding sequence GTGACTTCCACAGACCTACGCCCCGCAGTGAGCACCGCGGCAGACTCCACGCAGTGGACGCTCCGGCTCTGGGGCATGCTCATCACCCTGTGCATCGTGCTGTTCCTCGACGGCCTGGACGTTTCGATGATCGGCGTCGCCCTCCCGTCCATCGGCACCGAACTCGACCTGGGCACCTCCACCCTGCAATGGCTGGTCAGCGGATACGTCCTCGGCTACGGCGGCCTGCTGCTGCTGGGCGGGCGCACCGCCGATCTGCTCGGCCGCCGCAAGGTCTTCCTGATCGCACTGGCCGTCTTCGCCCTGGCCTCCCTGGCGGGCGCACTGGTCAGCTCCGGGCCACTGCTGATCCTCACCCGATTCGTCAAGGGCCTGGCCGCCGCCTTCACCGCGCCGACCGGACTCTCCATCATCACAACGAATTTCGCCGAGGGCCCGGCCCGTAACAAGGCGCTATCCATCTACACCGTGTTCGGCGCGGGCGGCTACTCCATGGGCCTGCTCTTCGGCGGCCTCATGACCGGCCTGGGCTGGCGCTGGACCTTCCTGCTGCCCTTCCCGGTCGCCATCGCGGCCCTGATCGCGGCCTTCTACCTGGTGCCCAAGGACGGGCCCGCCGAAGAGGGCGGTCACGATCTGCTCGGCGCGCTGCTGTCCACCTCGGGCATGCTGCTGCTGGTCTACACCGTGGTCTCGGCCCCGGAGGCCGGTTGGGCCTCGGCCCGCACCATCATCTCGTTCGTCGTGGTCGCCGCGCTGTTCGCCGGTTTCGTCGCGGTCGAGAAGCGGGTGCGCTACCCCCTGGTGCGCCTCGGCATTCTGAAGAAGCCCACGCTGTGGCGGGCCAGCCTGGCCATCATCGCGGTCGCCGGTTCCTTCTTCAGCTGGCAGTTCATCACCACGCTGTACCTGCAGGACACCCTCGGCTGGTCGCCGTTGAAGCTGTCGCTGGCGCTGCTGCCGGTCGGTCTGCTGGTGGTCGCCTCCGCGTTCGTCTCGGACAAGCTGGTCGATCGCTTCGGCACCGGCCCGATCATCGCGGTCACCATGGTGGTCATGGCCATCGGCTACCTGATGTACCTGCGCATCGACACCGCCCCCGCCTACCTGACGGTGCTGCTGCCCGCCGTACTGCTGGTGGGTATCGGCTGGGTCGGCTTCCCCGCCATCAATATTCAGGCCACCAGCGGTATCGACGATGACGAACAGGGTCTCGCGGCCGGTGTGCTGCAGACCGCCATGCAGGTCGGTGCGGCCATCGTGCTCGCGGTGACCACCGCGATCATCTCCTCCGGATCGCACACCGACACCAGCCCCGCCGCCGTACTCGACAACTACCGTCCCGGACTGCAATTCGCCGCCGGTGTCGCCATTGTCGGTGCGCTGGTCGCCCTTACGGTCTACCTGCCCAAGCGCAAGGCCCGTAAGAACGCCGAACAGGAGCTGGAGGTCGCGCTGGTCGGCTGA
- a CDS encoding Crp/Fnr family transcriptional regulator codes for MAEFELLEELSPVEKREFIAACTPRRFRRRDIVCHEGDPGDCVHLILSGRYVVRITTPLGNSATLTILGPGEMFGEQALLSPEARRTATIVAVTDGETLTLNRTQLERLRREHPQVERFLTTSLAAQVRRLSAAVLEALYLPVETRVLRRLAHLADVYGDGDGKPAVIQLTQEDLASMAGTTRATANKVLRELEDRGVVRLGRGSVLVLDRARLPRRRA; via the coding sequence ATGGCGGAATTCGAACTGCTGGAAGAGCTTTCACCCGTGGAGAAGCGGGAGTTCATCGCGGCGTGCACGCCCAGACGGTTCCGGCGCCGCGATATCGTCTGCCATGAGGGCGATCCCGGTGACTGCGTGCACCTGATCCTGTCCGGGCGCTACGTCGTGCGGATCACCACACCGCTGGGAAATTCGGCCACCCTCACCATTCTCGGTCCGGGCGAAATGTTCGGCGAGCAAGCGCTTCTGAGTCCGGAGGCGCGGCGCACGGCGACCATTGTCGCGGTCACCGACGGCGAGACGCTCACCCTGAACCGGACGCAGCTGGAGCGGCTGCGCCGGGAGCATCCACAGGTGGAGCGGTTTCTCACCACTTCCCTTGCGGCACAGGTGCGCCGGCTCTCCGCGGCGGTGCTGGAGGCGCTGTACCTGCCGGTGGAGACGCGGGTGCTGCGGCGGCTCGCGCATCTGGCCGATGTGTACGGGGACGGGGACGGTAAGCCCGCGGTCATCCAGCTGACCCAGGAGGACCTGGCGTCCATGGCCGGAACCACCCGCGCCACCGCCAATAAGGTGCTGCGCGAGCTGGAGGATCGGGGCGTGGTGCGGCTGGGGCGGGGCTCGGTACTGGTGCTGGATCGCGCGCGATTGCCGCGGCGACGCGCTTAG
- a CDS encoding dTDP-4-dehydrorhamnose 3,5-epimerase family protein: MRIREMAIPGAWEFTPALHGDERGVFAETFKSSEFEKIVGRSFELLQVNTSTSAAGVLRGIHYTEDPPGQAKYVTCVRGAFLDVVVDLRAGSPTFGQWDSVVIDDVERKSVFLAEGLGHALLALEDDSTVIYLCSLEYSPEFDRDLDAFDPDLGIEWPAVDRYGKPLSFTRSPKDAAAPRLADLKLPH, encoded by the coding sequence ATGCGGATTCGGGAAATGGCCATTCCGGGCGCCTGGGAATTCACCCCGGCTCTGCACGGTGATGAGCGCGGGGTCTTCGCCGAGACCTTCAAGTCCTCGGAGTTCGAGAAGATCGTGGGGCGGTCCTTCGAACTGCTGCAGGTCAATACCTCGACCTCGGCGGCCGGGGTGCTGCGCGGCATCCACTACACCGAGGATCCGCCGGGCCAGGCCAAGTATGTGACCTGTGTGCGCGGGGCGTTCCTGGATGTGGTGGTGGATCTGCGCGCCGGATCGCCGACCTTCGGACAGTGGGACAGCGTCGTCATCGACGATGTGGAGCGCAAGTCGGTATTCCTCGCCGAGGGGCTTGGTCACGCGCTGCTCGCGCTCGAGGACGATTCCACGGTCATCTACCTCTGCTCGCTGGAGTACTCGCCCGAATTCGACCGGGACCTGGACGCTTTCGATCCGGATCTGGGGATCGAATGGCCGGCGGTGGACCGTTACGGGAAGCCGTTGAGCTTCACGCGGTCACCGAAGGACGCCGCGGCACCGCGGCTGGCGGATCTCAAACTGCCGCACTGA
- a CDS encoding GtrA family protein, with protein sequence MTAEPHLPLPPELPLVDEPGGTDVDLKTQIIRFGLTGGLSAIVDYGLYTLFFQVFGLPLPVSKSLSFIAGTTTAYLINRRWTFKAEPSRARFIAVVILYAVTFAIQVGINQICYYALADEWWRMPLAFCVAQGTATVINFIVQRAVIFKIK encoded by the coding sequence GTGACCGCGGAACCCCATCTGCCCCTGCCGCCCGAGCTGCCCCTCGTCGACGAGCCGGGCGGTACGGACGTCGATCTGAAGACCCAGATCATCCGCTTCGGGCTGACCGGCGGGCTGTCGGCGATCGTCGACTACGGCCTCTACACCCTGTTCTTCCAGGTCTTCGGCTTGCCGCTGCCGGTGTCCAAGTCATTGAGCTTCATCGCGGGCACCACCACCGCGTACCTGATCAATCGCCGCTGGACCTTCAAGGCCGAGCCGAGCCGCGCCCGCTTCATCGCGGTCGTGATCCTCTACGCGGTGACCTTCGCCATCCAGGTCGGCATCAACCAGATCTGCTACTACGCCCTCGCCGATGAGTGGTGGCGCATGCCGCTGGCCTTCTGCGTGGCCCAGGGCACCGCCACCGTGATCAACTTCATCGTGCAGCGAGCCGTGATCTTCAAGATCAAGTAG
- a CDS encoding helix-turn-helix domain-containing protein, translating to MALPQGITGSTMPRRQLGRHLRDLRNRARMTTRVAAQRLEWSEAKIWRIETGQTSLRSLDVEAMCRIYGAPEEAIEPLTALARETKARGWWTEYGDVIDEGYEVYIGLEEAAARLTTYENELVPGLLQTEAYMRAVLAGANPGISAEQMDRRVRVRTARQSLLTREESPVRLDVIISEAVLWHRIGGDEVTIGQLDKLRKFGELSNVRLRLLPADCGYHHGMDAGRFVLLEFPSAANEQTEPPVVYVEALTGASYLDKEHDVERYREAFAAAAAIAVDALPMIETIRATV from the coding sequence ATGGCACTACCGCAGGGGATCACCGGATCCACCATGCCGCGGCGGCAACTCGGCCGTCACCTGCGCGACCTGCGCAATCGCGCCCGGATGACGACCCGGGTGGCAGCGCAGCGGCTGGAATGGTCCGAAGCCAAGATCTGGCGCATCGAAACCGGGCAGACCTCACTGCGCAGCCTCGATGTCGAGGCCATGTGCCGCATCTACGGGGCGCCCGAGGAGGCCATCGAACCGCTCACCGCCCTGGCCCGGGAGACCAAGGCGCGTGGCTGGTGGACCGAGTACGGCGATGTGATCGACGAGGGGTACGAGGTCTATATCGGGTTGGAGGAGGCCGCGGCGCGGCTCACCACCTACGAAAACGAGTTGGTGCCAGGGCTTTTGCAGACCGAGGCGTATATGCGCGCGGTGCTGGCGGGGGCGAACCCGGGTATCTCCGCCGAGCAGATGGACCGCCGCGTGCGGGTCCGCACCGCTCGGCAATCACTGCTGACCCGCGAGGAATCGCCGGTACGGCTCGATGTGATCATCTCCGAAGCGGTGCTCTGGCATCGCATCGGCGGCGATGAGGTGACCATCGGGCAGTTGGACAAGCTGCGCAAATTCGGTGAACTGTCGAATGTGCGCCTGCGCCTGCTGCCCGCGGACTGCGGATATCACCACGGTATGGATGCCGGGCGCTTCGTGCTGCTCGAATTCCCTTCCGCCGCAAACGAACAGACCGAACCGCCGGTTGTCTACGTGGAGGCGCTCACCGGCGCGTCCTATCTGGACAAGGAACACGATGTGGAGCGCTACCGCGAGGCCTTCGCGGCGGCGGCCGCCATCGCGGTGGATGCGCTCCCGATGATCGAGACCATTCGCGCCACGGTCTGA
- a CDS encoding molybdopterin-dependent oxidoreductase, translated as MTPATNAPRTLPRTCPLCEAVCGLEITLDAQDHVTAVRGDKADPFSRGFLCPKGATLGHLDEDPDRLTAPMIRDRATDTWRAASWQEAFGVIRERMPQVTGAYGNQAAGLYLGNPNAHTLAGALYAPVLIRALATRNLFSASTADQMPKQVSSGLMFGDPLTVAVPDLDRTDYLLMLGANPLESNGSLCTAPDFPGRLKALQQRSGKFVVVDPRRTRTAKLADEHLFVRPGSDAYLLFGIVHTLFAEGLDTVRVPVRGLDEVRTAAAPFTPEVVAERTGVPAGTVVRLARELAGAPTAAVYARIGTCTAEFGTVTQWLVDVINVLTGNLDSPGGAMFANGAALGIVRTRAFRLGRWNSRVRGLPEAMGELPVATLADEILTPGDGRIRAMVTVAGNPVLSAPSGPRLADAFASLEFMVSVDRYLNETTRYADVILPPPRILQSPHYDFALLNFAVRNYARYSRPLLPLGTDELSEAEIMARLALAITGQQAQPEVDPLAAVDEFVIAGTLHKAGMTDRRGELLGENSTEQRIDLMLRLGPYGEWAAAGGSRPQARRDDGADAVAEVGAADKEPRVGLNLQVLLDNPHGIDLGPLRPRLPGLLLTASEQVELAPEALLTDVARMHERLGDDAPAMVLVGRRQLRSNNSWLHNVPPLVGGSNRCTLHIHPDDVNRLGLDGHAVVKSAAGALTVELEPTEDIMPGVVSLPHGWGHGDSEQTVARAHAGVNANALTDDSLVDAPSGNAVFNGVPVTLTPA; from the coding sequence ATGACCCCCGCCACGAATGCCCCGCGGACACTGCCGCGCACCTGCCCGCTCTGCGAAGCGGTCTGCGGACTGGAGATCACCCTGGACGCCCAGGACCATGTCACGGCTGTACGCGGTGACAAGGCCGATCCGTTCAGTCGCGGTTTCCTCTGCCCCAAGGGTGCGACGCTCGGGCATCTCGACGAGGATCCGGACCGGCTGACCGCGCCCATGATTCGCGATCGCGCCACCGATACCTGGCGGGCCGCGAGCTGGCAGGAGGCGTTCGGGGTCATTCGGGAGCGGATGCCGCAGGTCACCGGCGCGTACGGAAATCAGGCCGCGGGGTTGTATCTGGGCAATCCCAATGCGCACACCCTGGCGGGGGCGCTCTATGCGCCGGTATTGATTCGGGCGCTGGCCACGCGAAACCTGTTCTCCGCCAGCACCGCCGATCAGATGCCCAAGCAGGTGTCCTCGGGGCTCATGTTCGGCGATCCGCTCACCGTGGCGGTGCCGGATCTGGATCGCACCGACTATCTGCTCATGCTGGGCGCGAATCCGCTGGAGTCCAATGGATCACTGTGCACCGCACCGGATTTTCCGGGCCGGTTGAAGGCGCTGCAGCAGCGCAGCGGGAAATTCGTGGTGGTGGATCCGCGGCGCACCCGCACCGCCAAGCTCGCGGATGAGCATCTGTTCGTCCGGCCGGGCAGTGACGCGTATCTGCTGTTCGGGATTGTGCACACCCTCTTCGCCGAAGGATTGGACACGGTTCGGGTGCCGGTGCGCGGACTGGACGAAGTGCGCACCGCCGCAGCGCCTTTCACCCCCGAGGTGGTGGCCGAGCGCACCGGGGTGCCCGCCGGAACGGTGGTGCGGCTGGCCCGTGAGCTCGCGGGTGCGCCCACGGCCGCCGTCTACGCACGCATCGGCACCTGCACGGCCGAATTCGGCACGGTGACACAGTGGCTGGTCGATGTGATCAATGTGCTCACCGGAAATCTGGACTCACCCGGCGGCGCCATGTTCGCCAACGGTGCCGCGCTCGGCATCGTGCGGACCCGGGCCTTCCGGCTGGGACGCTGGAACAGCCGGGTGCGCGGACTGCCCGAGGCCATGGGCGAGCTGCCGGTGGCGACGCTCGCGGATGAGATTCTCACCCCCGGTGACGGGCGGATTCGCGCCATGGTGACGGTCGCGGGCAATCCGGTGCTCTCCGCGCCGAGTGGGCCGCGCCTGGCCGATGCCTTCGCGAGCCTGGAGTTCATGGTGAGCGTGGACCGCTACCTCAACGAGACCACGCGCTACGCCGATGTGATCCTGCCGCCGCCGCGCATTCTGCAGTCCCCGCACTACGACTTCGCGCTGTTGAACTTCGCCGTGCGCAACTATGCCCGCTACTCGCGGCCGCTGCTGCCGCTGGGCACCGATGAGCTGTCCGAGGCCGAGATCATGGCGCGCCTGGCCCTGGCCATCACTGGGCAGCAGGCACAGCCGGAGGTGGATCCGCTCGCGGCCGTGGACGAATTCGTCATCGCCGGAACGCTGCACAAGGCCGGGATGACCGATCGGCGCGGAGAGTTGCTGGGCGAGAACAGCACCGAGCAGCGCATCGACCTGATGCTGCGACTCGGCCCCTATGGGGAATGGGCCGCGGCGGGTGGATCCCGGCCACAAGCACGCCGGGATGACGGGGCGGACGCTGTCGCCGAGGTCGGCGCTGCGGACAAGGAGCCACGCGTCGGGCTGAATCTGCAAGTGCTGCTGGACAATCCGCACGGCATCGACCTCGGGCCATTGCGGCCGCGGCTACCCGGACTGTTGCTGACCGCGTCCGAGCAGGTGGAGTTGGCGCCGGAGGCATTGCTGACGGATGTGGCCCGGATGCATGAGCGGCTGGGTGACGACGCACCCGCGATGGTGCTGGTCGGACGGCGGCAGCTGCGCTCCAACAACAGTTGGCTGCACAATGTTCCGCCGCTGGTGGGCGGGTCGAACCGGTGCACGCTGCATATCCATCCGGACGATGTGAACCGGCTGGGGCTGGACGGGCACGCGGTGGTGAAATCCGCCGCCGGTGCGCTCACCGTGGAGTTGGAGCCGACCGAGGACATCATGCCGGGCGTGGTGAGCCTGCCGCACGGCTGGGGACACGGCGACTCCGAGCAGACGGTGGCGCGGGCGCACGCGGGCGTGAATGCCAATGCGCTGACCGATGATTCGCTGGTGGACGCACCCTCCGGGAATGCCGTGTTCAACGGTGTACCGGTGACGCTCACGCCCGCCTGA
- a CDS encoding adenylate/guanylate cyclase domain-containing protein has product MTAVAARGIPPVRIALWAVHVALPAAGLWLLVTHPGLDHMYMHGGIHFWLILGAAVLSLALAILLLRAARAHRDMRLILVSLVFQLNSGFLGLHALATPGVILSTPNVGFTGAVPVGMVLGGLAALASIVEYGPTARAHRCTDLLAALPLTSMAVWALASLTRIPPFDTIPDPDEVQGPLVAAAFLGGGCYLVAAVAYAWLYRRNRATVLLSVLTAFVLLAEAMFAVGFGRSWRITWWEWHVLLGAAFALIAVSAHRSFRREGSVRGLFDSVTQRSTVAAIQRDYARALEEMVLALDQRASGGVPSDEPLGAVAQQLSRRFGLTERQVAVLRQSARALGDEREQVRRLGALAAVGERANVMRGETELLAEIQRLASSAFDRDLVRIGVLRNGRLHFGDGLPPNPAAFVYPLTVRGIRSGVLELLRPGAAGPLGPAEHAIARSFASQTSVTLENARLYQQLDGLFRSYMSPQVATTLLADPSQAGLGGEVHEVSVLMADLRGFTPFSEQAGPVQVMRMLNTYYGVIVPEILAEGGTVVQFVGDAVMAIFNAPVRQPDHALRAARAGLAIQRATAAVRERIGGASIPGPLPAELRGRVGSGDTIGIPRVAGPGALEWPLFRVGVNTGPAIVGNVGAREMRNFTAIGDTTNLAARLEGLAEPGTVAVGPLTRERLGDRAQVRNLGDFDIKGKSLPVTVYRLIGLR; this is encoded by the coding sequence GTGACGGCTGTCGCGGCACGCGGTATCCCGCCGGTGCGGATCGCGCTGTGGGCGGTGCACGTCGCACTGCCCGCGGCCGGATTGTGGCTACTGGTCACCCATCCCGGCCTGGACCACATGTATATGCACGGCGGTATCCACTTCTGGCTGATCCTCGGCGCGGCGGTGCTCTCGCTGGCGCTGGCCATCCTGCTGCTGCGCGCCGCCCGCGCGCACCGGGATATGCGACTGATCCTGGTTTCGCTGGTGTTCCAATTGAATTCGGGATTTCTGGGCCTGCACGCGCTGGCCACTCCCGGTGTCATCCTCTCCACACCGAATGTGGGCTTCACCGGAGCGGTTCCGGTCGGTATGGTGCTGGGCGGGCTGGCGGCGCTGGCCTCGATCGTGGAGTACGGGCCCACCGCGCGGGCGCACCGCTGCACCGATCTCCTCGCCGCCCTGCCTCTGACTTCGATGGCGGTGTGGGCGCTGGCCTCGCTCACCCGGATACCGCCGTTCGACACCATTCCCGATCCCGATGAGGTGCAGGGGCCACTGGTGGCGGCGGCCTTCCTCGGCGGCGGTTGCTATCTGGTGGCGGCGGTCGCCTACGCCTGGCTGTATCGGCGTAATCGCGCGACGGTGCTGCTGAGTGTGCTCACCGCATTCGTACTGCTGGCCGAGGCGATGTTCGCGGTCGGGTTCGGGCGCAGCTGGCGGATCACCTGGTGGGAGTGGCATGTACTGCTGGGCGCGGCATTCGCGCTGATCGCGGTGAGCGCGCACCGCAGTTTCCGGCGCGAGGGTTCGGTGCGCGGACTCTTCGACAGCGTCACCCAGCGCAGTACCGTCGCCGCCATTCAACGCGATTACGCGCGGGCACTGGAGGAGATGGTGCTGGCGCTGGATCAGCGGGCCAGTGGCGGCGTGCCGTCGGATGAACCGCTCGGCGCGGTGGCACAACAGCTTTCGCGGCGTTTCGGGCTCACCGAAAGGCAGGTGGCGGTGCTGCGGCAGAGCGCGCGGGCGCTCGGTGACGAACGCGAACAGGTGCGGCGACTCGGCGCGCTGGCGGCGGTCGGCGAGCGCGCCAACGTGATGCGCGGGGAGACCGAGCTGCTCGCGGAGATTCAGCGGCTGGCCAGCTCCGCCTTCGATCGCGATCTGGTGCGGATCGGTGTGCTGCGGAACGGGCGGCTGCACTTCGGTGACGGACTCCCGCCGAATCCGGCGGCCTTCGTATATCCGTTGACGGTCAGGGGGATTCGATCCGGCGTGCTGGAGCTGCTGCGACCGGGCGCGGCCGGACCGCTCGGACCCGCCGAGCACGCCATCGCGCGATCGTTCGCCAGCCAGACCTCGGTGACCCTCGAGAACGCCCGGCTCTACCAGCAATTGGACGGATTGTTCCGGTCCTATATGTCACCGCAGGTGGCGACCACCCTGCTGGCCGATCCGTCGCAGGCCGGGCTGGGTGGTGAGGTGCACGAGGTGAGCGTGCTGATGGCGGACCTGCGCGGGTTCACCCCGTTCTCCGAACAGGCCGGGCCGGTACAGGTCATGCGCATGCTCAATACCTACTACGGGGTCATCGTGCCGGAGATCCTGGCCGAGGGCGGCACCGTGGTGCAGTTCGTCGGCGATGCGGTGATGGCGATCTTCAATGCGCCGGTGCGGCAACCCGATCACGCGCTGCGGGCGGCGCGGGCGGGCCTGGCCATCCAGCGGGCGACGGCCGCGGTGCGCGAGCGCATCGGCGGCGCGAGCATCCCGGGACCGCTCCCGGCGGAGCTGCGCGGGCGGGTCGGTAGCGGCGACACCATCGGGATTCCGCGCGTCGCGGGCCCAGGTGCGCTGGAGTGGCCGTTGTTCCGGGTCGGGGTGAACACCGGCCCGGCGATCGTCGGCAATGTGGGTGCACGGGAGATGCGGAACTTCACCGCCATCGGTGACACCACGAATCTCGCTGCGCGCCTGGAGGGTTTGGCCGAACCGGGCACGGTGGCGGTCGGGCCGCTGACCCGGGAGCGGCTGGGCGATCGGGCGCAGGTGCGCAATCTCGGCGACTTCGATATCAAGGGCAAAAGCCTGCCGGTGACCGTATATCGGCTGATCGGACTGCGGTGA
- a CDS encoding DUF4282 domain-containing protein, with translation MADQSNGKTAELDELEVEEFEIGRWAAFKDSATRRMTRRLEQEAAAEEESVEPFASPSAFGSWSVDAAKALLDVQFHRAATRTLLPLAYLLGLAGAFAIPIVGTVGLWRVSAWLGVVFAVVFAIPLALTIAAVVRLLLEFVLNASRLASRVEHIAEMGDDLFQALSDVAEPVNQLSEDVRAVQFWRFGRRSQRR, from the coding sequence ATGGCCGACCAATCGAACGGGAAGACGGCCGAACTCGACGAGCTGGAGGTCGAGGAGTTCGAGATCGGACGGTGGGCCGCCTTCAAGGACTCCGCGACCCGGCGGATGACCCGCAGGCTGGAGCAGGAGGCCGCCGCCGAGGAGGAGTCGGTCGAACCCTTCGCCAGCCCAAGCGCTTTCGGCTCCTGGAGTGTGGACGCGGCCAAGGCGCTGCTGGATGTGCAGTTCCACCGCGCCGCCACCCGCACCCTGCTGCCACTGGCGTATCTACTGGGCCTGGCAGGCGCTTTCGCGATTCCGATCGTGGGAACCGTAGGGCTGTGGCGGGTTTCGGCCTGGCTGGGTGTGGTGTTCGCGGTCGTCTTCGCCATCCCGCTGGCGCTCACCATCGCGGCGGTGGTGCGCCTGCTGCTCGAGTTCGTGCTCAATGCCTCGCGACTGGCAAGCCGGGTGGAGCACATCGCCGAGATGGGTGACGATTTGTTCCAGGCGCTCTCGGATGTGGCCGAACCGGTCAATCAATTGTCGGAAGACGTTCGCGCCGTGCAGTTCTGGCGCTTCGGGAGGCGGTCACAGCGCAGGTAA
- a CDS encoding pyridoxamine 5'-phosphate oxidase family protein produces MPGIRNGSDGERELQERYGTQDRAERFYSDQVRNRLNRQMIEFIGRMDMAFIATADKHGECDNSFRAGKPGFLHVIDDRTLAYPEYRGNGVLASLGNMLENPHIGILLIDFVQDLIGLHINGTARIVDDTLMRRCVADLPPDVRGRQPERWVVVDVEEAYIHCRKHIPHLVPAQRETVQWGTDNVRAKGGDYFRTKAEAEDGALVDY; encoded by the coding sequence ATGCCCGGTATCAGAAACGGCAGCGACGGCGAGCGGGAATTGCAGGAACGCTACGGGACTCAGGACCGGGCAGAGCGCTTCTACTCCGATCAAGTCCGAAATCGACTGAACCGCCAGATGATCGAATTCATCGGTCGAATGGATATGGCGTTCATCGCCACCGCCGACAAACACGGCGAATGCGACAACAGCTTCCGCGCCGGCAAACCCGGATTCCTGCATGTGATCGACGATCGCACGCTGGCCTATCCCGAATACCGCGGCAACGGCGTCCTCGCCAGCCTGGGGAATATGCTGGAGAATCCGCATATCGGCATCCTGCTCATCGACTTCGTCCAGGACCTCATCGGCCTGCACATCAACGGCACCGCCCGCATAGTCGACGACACCCTCATGCGCCGCTGCGTCGCCGATCTCCCGCCCGATGTGCGCGGCCGTCAACCCGAACGCTGGGTGGTGGTCGATGTGGAGGAGGCATACATCCACTGCCGCAAGCACATCCCGCACCTGGTCCCCGCCCAGCGCGAAACCGTCCAGTGGGGCACCGACAATGTCCGAGCCAAGGGCGGCGACTACTTCCGCACCAAGGCCGAGGCCGAAGACGGCGCCCTGGTCGACTACTGA
- a CDS encoding MarR family winged helix-turn-helix transcriptional regulator: protein MPKPTTTVEQVVPDALVAQWRDLLARHATTSCALEKELQGRHHLGLSEFETLDRLMDAGVESYKMADLAHDIHLSQSALSRAVARLERDGLVSRSLCEQDRRAIFVCLTDKGRELHREAAPTHREVLEQSLSQ, encoded by the coding sequence ATGCCGAAGCCGACAACGACTGTCGAACAGGTCGTTCCTGATGCCCTGGTGGCACAGTGGCGCGATCTGCTTGCCCGGCACGCGACGACCTCCTGCGCCCTCGAGAAGGAACTGCAAGGCCGCCACCACCTCGGGCTCAGTGAATTCGAAACCCTCGACCGACTCATGGACGCCGGTGTCGAGAGCTACAAAATGGCCGATCTGGCCCATGACATCCATTTGAGTCAGAGCGCGCTCTCGCGCGCGGTCGCGCGACTCGAACGCGATGGACTGGTCAGCCGCAGCCTCTGCGAACAGGATCGCCGCGCGATCTTCGTCTGCCTCACCGACAAGGGGCGCGAACTGCATCGCGAGGCCGCCCCCACCCACCGCGAGGTGCTGGAGCAGTCACTCAGCCAATAG
- a CDS encoding response regulator transcription factor, giving the protein MRFLERTQALEALRAAWEELAAGAGDVVVLSVGGESGLFIRLPDAPPPTPAATRVVPGLTDRQQDVLDLLCAGLTNTEIAEYLVLSVRTVDHHVSAILRRLGVHNRRAARAKVLDEGEPLQSGHRSHPRAILPHLNTHHPHPEPHPEPHPPSSWPAPGSGLTGAGERSGGAEGGKNRGHRAANRRSAAEAN; this is encoded by the coding sequence ATGCGGTTTTTGGAGCGAACACAAGCACTCGAGGCCCTGCGCGCCGCCTGGGAGGAGCTGGCCGCGGGCGCCGGAGACGTGGTCGTGCTCAGCGTCGGCGGTGAATCCGGCCTCTTCATCCGCCTGCCCGACGCGCCCCCGCCCACCCCCGCGGCCACCCGCGTGGTCCCCGGCCTCACCGATCGCCAGCAGGACGTCCTCGATCTGCTCTGCGCGGGCCTGACCAATACGGAGATCGCCGAATACCTAGTCCTGTCCGTCCGCACCGTGGACCACCACGTCTCGGCCATCCTGCGCCGCCTCGGCGTCCACAACCGCCGCGCCGCCCGCGCCAAGGTCCTCGATGAGGGGGAGCCACTGCAATCGGGCCATCGCAGTCATCCCAGAGCGATACTCCCGCACCTCAACACACACCACCCCCACCCCGAACCCCACCCCGAACCCCACCCCCCAAGTTCGTGGCCCGCCCCCGGTTCTGGACTGACCGGAGCGGGGGAGCGAAGCGGAGGAGCGGAGGGAGGGAAGAACCGGGGTCACAGGGCCGCGAACCGCCGGAGCGCAGCGGAGGCAAATTAA